The Anaerolineae bacterium genomic interval AGGCCAGGACGGCGAACTCGTCCAGCCGGCGCTGGCTCTCCATAGAAAGCGGGGGCGGGGAATCATCCCACCGCTCATCATCGAATACCCGCTCGCAGACCACGTCATCGTGGAGGTTCAGGAGATGGTAAATGGTCTGAAAACCCAGGCTCGCCATGCCGACGGCGTAGGTGTTGGCATAGACCAGCGCGACGGGCAATCTGCCGCCCCAATCCTTCACCACCGCGCCGATCTCCCGCTGGAGAAGCCGCCGGCGAGCCTCAATCTCTTTCCACATGTCGTTCACCCGATGGAGCGCCAGAGACGCGCGATAAATCCCGGCAGGCCGGTGGATTCCAGCCAGTACCACAGCCGGTATGCCCAGACGCCGATCTCCCCTTCGGGATAGATGGCGTCCAGGATGATCAGGCCGGCCTCGCGCGCCGCATAATATGCCCGCCAGTGCAAGGGAATGCTCCGCACATCCGTCGAAGTGGGGCTGGAAAAGGCCTGTACGCCGGCGCGGCGGAAGAGCAGGACGCCCCGCAGGAGATGCAGGGGATGGCTGACCACCAGCGCGCTCTTCCAGCCGTGCTCGCGCATCACGCTCACCGCCCGCCGCACATCTTCGCGCGTATTATTGGAGCCGCCGGCGACC includes:
- a CDS encoding YdcF family protein; amino-acid sequence: ARAILLVIILAGLGFVLLCLAVDRFGRVDQTQPADAIVILGAQVLPSGEPGPNLLPRTKRAVRLYQEGWAPAIITTGGVAGDPFSAAEVAGRTAVAMGVPEEAILVAGGSNNTREDVRRAVSVMREHGWKSALVVSHPLHLLRGVLLFRRAGVQAFSSPTSTDVRSIPLHWRAYYAAREAGLIILDAIYPEGEIGVWAYRLWYWLESTGLPGFIARLWRSIG